A single region of the Lotus japonicus ecotype B-129 chromosome 4, LjGifu_v1.2 genome encodes:
- the LOC130711185 gene encoding calcium-dependent protein kinase 2-like has translation MGCHSSKEKKPAKIHGGSGTSGAAVNYHSVPPPTSQVQTSSAPPKPHSQSQSQVPIVTPPQNPKPSTPQNAVRTVQKTEPTILGKPFEDIKNHYTLGKELGRGQFGVTYLCTENSTGNFYACKSILKRKLVSKADKEDMKREIHIMQHLSGQSNIVEFKGAYEDRYSVHLVMELCAGGELFDRIIAQGHYSERAAASICRAIVNVVHICHFMGVLHRDLKPENFLLSSKDDGAALKATDFGLSVFIEEGKVYRDMVGSAYYVAPEVLRRSYGKEIDIWSAGIILYILLSGVPPFWAETEKGIFNAILEGELDFESEPWPSISDSAKDLVRKMLTQDPKKRITSAQVLEHPWMREGGEASDKPIDSAVLSRMKQFRAMNKLKQLALKVIAENLSTEEIKGLKAMFANMDTDNSGTITYEELKSGLARIGSRLSETEVKQLMEAADVDGNGSIDYLEFISATMHRHRLERDEHLYKAFQYFDKDNSGHITIDELETAMTQHGMGDEASIKEIISEVDTDNDGRINYEEFCAMMRSGMPQHGKSTQ, from the exons ATGGGTTGTCATAGTAGCAAGGAGAAAAAACCAGCTAAAATCCATGGTGGATCAGGGACTAGTGGTGCTGCTGTGAATTACCACTCAGTTCCACCACCTACCTCACAGGTTCAGACTTCATCAGCACCACCCAAACCACActcacaatcacaatcacaggTTCCAATAGTCACCCCACCACAGAACCCAAAACCTAGTACACCCCAAAACGCTGTCAGAACGGTGCAGAAGACAGAACCTACCATTTTGGGAAAACCCTTTGAAGATATCAAGAACCACTACACTTTGGGCAAAGAATTGGGAAGAGGGCAATTCGGGGTTACCTACTTGTGCACTGAGAATTCCACTGGCAATTTCTACGCCTGCAAATCGATTCTCAAGAGGAAGCTCGTTTCCAAAGCTGACAAAGAAGACATGAAGAGGGAGATTCATATCATGCAGCATTTGTCTGGCCAATCCAACATTGTGGAATTCAAGGGTGCTTATGAGGATCGGTACTCGGTGCACCTTGTCATGGAGCTATGTGCTGGTGGGGAGCTCTTTGATCGAATCATTGCCCAGGGTCATTATTCTGAGAGAGCTGCTGCGTCGATTTGCAGAGCCATTGTCAATGTTGTGCACATTTGCCATTTCATGGGGGTCTTGCATCGCGATCTTAAGCCGGAGAATTTCTTGCTTTCTAGCAAGGATGATGGAGCAGCGCTCAAGGCTACTGATTTTGGACTCTCTGTCTTCATTGAAGAAG GTAAGGTTTACCGTGATATGGTAGGCAGTGCTTACTATGTTGCCCCTGAGGTACTTCGTCGCAGTTATGGAAAGGAAATAGATATCTGGAGTGCAGGCatcatattgtatattctcTTGAGTGGTGTGCCACCATTTTGGGCTG AAACTGAAAAGGGAATATTTAATGCCATATTGGAAGGTGAACTTGACTTTGAAAGTGAACCATGGCCGTCAATATCAGACAGTGCTAAAGATTTAGTCAGGAAGATGCTGACACAGGATCCTAAGAAGCGGATTACTTCTGCTCAAGTCCTTG AACACCCATGGATGAGAGAAGGCGGAGAGGCATCTGATAAACCAATTGATAGTGCAGTTCTATCTAGAATGAAACAATTCAGGGCAATGAATAAGCTCAAGCAACTTGCGTTGAAG GTCATTGCTGAAAATCTATCAACAGAGGAGATCAAAGGTCTCAAAGCAATGTTCGCCAATATGGATACTGACAATAGTGGCACCATCACCTATGAAGAACTGAAGTCAGGCTTGGCTCGAATTGGATCACGACTGTCTGAGACTGAAGTGAAGCAACTCATGGAAGCT GCTGATGTTGATGGAAATGGGTCAATTGACTATCTTGAATTCATCTCAGCGACCATGCATAGGCATAGACTTGAACGGGATGAACATCTTTACAAAGCATTCCAATATTTTGATAAGGACAACAGTGG GCATATTACTATAGATGAACTGGAGACTGCCATGACACAGCATGGAATGGGTGATGAAGCATCGATAAAGGAAATAATTTCTGAGGTGGATACAGACAAT GATGGGAGAATAAACTATGAGGAATTCTGTGCAATGATGAGAAGTGGAATGCCACAGCATGGAAAATCTACTCAGTGA
- the LOC130713750 gene encoding protein S40-5-like, whose protein sequence is MAKGRRFSSNRTERLLGTAYTAQGSTVSVTDPSEFREEDVWSTAEDHDMNVYHDGDWESRATHRARNRELEEQHRQLGGLSMAFEDPAGRMMTTATSSSRIVQQHQYHRSQRHHHVATSAPVNVPDWSKILRVNSVESLHDGFDDDGDNEPEMVPPHEYLARSRKMAANSVFEGVGRTLKGRDMSRVRDAVWSQTGFNG, encoded by the coding sequence ATGGCCAAAGGTCGCAGGTTCAGCTCCAACCGAACCGAACGTTTGTTGGGAACCGCCTACACCGCCCAAGGCTCCACCGTCTCCGTCACCGACCCGTCGGAGTTCCGGGAAGAGGATGTGTGGTCCACGGCGGAAGACCACGACATGAATGTCTACCACGACGGCGATTGGGAGTCACGTGCCACGCATCGTGCTCGGAATCGTGAGCTGGAGGAGCAGCACCGCCAATTGGGCGGTTTGTCGATGGCGTTTGAGGATCCGGCGGGGAGGATGATGACCACGGCAACGTCGTCGTCGAGGATCGTGCAGCAGCACCAGTACCACCGGTCGCAGCGGCACCACCACGTGGCCACGTCAGCGCCGGTGAACGTTCCCGATTGGAGCAAGATACTCCGGGTCAACTCGGTGGAATCGCTTCACGACGGTTTCGACGATGACGGTGATAACGAACCGGAGATGGTTCCGCCGCACGAGTACTTGGCGCGGAGCCGGAAAATGGCGGCAAATTCGGTTTTCGAGGGCGTTGGCCGCACGTTGAAGGGCCGTGACATGAGCCGGGTTCGGGATGCTGTGTGGAGCCAGACCGGGTTCAATGGCTGA